A portion of the Syngnathoides biaculeatus isolate LvHL_M chromosome 7, ASM1980259v1, whole genome shotgun sequence genome contains these proteins:
- the LOC133503489 gene encoding uncharacterized protein LOC133503489 isoform X1, which translates to MSGEHVIHTQSCASLTRHPGGGHIACNVICGYHAGTVAIEKMLCHLLWDGDLLLRSEKRITSSDADGAFNSSCCYRTSCSSLSGPWKESKLWNIWRLFVKEVGRSREELPVLVCVRLRLPHSSEDLGSNPAALFGVFLFFPWLSGFPAGILGALSLVSFGPPDVGPTPPLQTRVLAPLGGGFLTVVFPPTASESCRLRILLAVSTVCSKTFHSCTTYPVSFHQSHAQHFTVSHFHTQEVATSNELLKHLYSFNPNLSRKPHDN; encoded by the exons atgagcggagagcacgtcatccatacacaaagttgcgcaagtctcactcgacatcccggtggcggccatattgcctgcaacgtcatttgcggATATCACGCTGGGAcggtcgccattgagaagatgctgtgccacctgctatgggatggagatcttttgttacgttctgagaaaaGGATTACATCTTCAGACGCGGACGGAGCTTTTaattcatcctgctgctatcggacaagttgttcga gTCTCAGCGGCCCTTGGAAGGAATCCAAGCTATGGAACATCTGGAGGCTGTTTGTCAAGGAAGTGGGAAGATCTCGGGAGGAG CTACCTGTGCTGGTATGTGTGAGGctgcgtctgcctcacagttcggaagacctgggttcaaatccagcggCGCTTTTTGGAGTTTTCCTGTTCTTTCCATGGCTGAGTGGGTTCCCTGCAG gtatccttggcgctctctcattggtctcctttggtccgccggatgttggcccgactcctcccctgcagactcgcgtgctggctcctcttggtggtggtttcctgacagtagtttttccaccaactgcctccgagtcctgtcgtctccgcatcctccttgcagttagcaccgtctgttctaaaacattccattcttgcaccacataccctgtttcgttccaccagtcacacgctcagcactttacagtctcacactttcatacacaggaagtagcaacatctaatgaactactcaAACACTTATATTCCTTTAATCCAAATCTCTCCAGGAAGCCTCATGACAACTAA
- the LOC133503489 gene encoding uncharacterized protein LOC133503489 isoform X2, with amino-acid sequence MEIFCYVLRKGLHLQTRTELLIHPAAIGQVVRVWSQRPLEGIQAMEHLEAVCQGSGKISGGATCAGMCEAASASQFGRPGFKSSGAFWSFPVLSMAEWVPCRYPWRSLIGLLWSAGCWPDSSPADSRAGSSWWWFPDSSFSTNCLRVLSSPHPPCS; translated from the exons atggagatcttttgttacgttctgagaaaaGGATTACATCTTCAGACGCGGACGGAGCTTTTaattcatcctgctgctatcggacaagttgttcgagtttg gTCTCAGCGGCCCTTGGAAGGAATCCAAGCTATGGAACATCTGGAGGCTGTTTGTCAAGGAAGTGGGAAGATCTCGGGAGGAG CTACCTGTGCTGGTATGTGTGAGGctgcgtctgcctcacagttcggaagacctgggttcaaatccagcggCGCTTTTTGGAGTTTTCCTGTTCTTTCCATGGCTGAGTGGGTTCCCTGCAG gtatccttggcgctctctcattggtctcctttggtccgccggatgttggcccgactcctcccctgcagactcgcgtgctggctcctcttggtggtggtttcctgacagtagtttttccaccaactgcctccgagtcctgtcgtctccgcatcctccttgcagttag